TCTACTGGTAATTATGTTTCTAAGTATGAGCCAAAAAGGGTTAGTTTTGATGAGATAATTATTGTTAGGACTAAGGACACTGAGTATTCTTATGCGTTTTTAAAGGCTATTTTTCTTTGTTGTATTAATTTTGGAGAATTAAAAGAATTTGTTTTACCTTTTAATGACGTTTCTTCTCCTCAGGATTTCATATACGTTAGGGATAATGTGAGGAATATGCTGAAGGCTGGGGATTATTTGGATTTCACTGGAGGTAGGAAGGCTATATCGAGTGCTGCAGTGCTAGCTGCTAGAGAGGCTGGAGCTCATCTGGTTTCTACAATAATTGACCAGAAGGATTACATAGAAATGAACGAAAAGTTTAATGAGTTAAAGAGATTGGCTATGTCGGTTAAAGGAAAGGAGGATTGTACAAATTATTTCTGTAGTTTAATATCTAAAAACTCTAAAACAATATTGTTCTTTTAGGATAAGAAGGTATAACTGAGGTAATCGAGGTTTTCTCATTAAGTTTACAGATTAGAGGTTCAGAGAGTTTTTCTTCTCGTGTGTATTTGAATAGTTTACGTTAGTTCTGGTTTGTGGATTATCTAAGAATTAAGTTTATTTTCCTAATCAGACAATCGCAAAATAATCGCAAAGTATTCAAATGATACAATAAAAGGATTACATAAACTGTACCTTATGGATAGATTGCGTAATCATTTTCTAAAATGATACAATAAAAGGATTACATCGATTTTCTGCTACATTACGCTGGGTTACATTTCTATATTTAATTTTTAGCTACTTTTACATAGACTGAGGAATGGACATTCATTGTCGCATTTTTTAGGTAAACCTGGATCTACGTTTTTGTCTATGCTTTCTAGTGCTTTGTCTCTTTCTTCGAGAAACTCTGTTCTTAGCGAGTCGTTGATCGGGATCAGCCTGCAGTTATTCATTACTTTTCCGTCATCTACGTTTACGTAGCATAGGTATCCGAAGTCCATTGGAATTTCGTATTGACTTTCGTAAGCTAAGGAATATCCTGCTAAAGCTAACTCGTGAGCATGTCTAAATTTTCCAGTCTTCATTTCTGCTATTAATTGTATAGAAGGTATGAAGGCGTCTGCTCTTATTGCCTGCTGTAACCCTATGGCTGAACCGTCTATTGGGAATTCCACGTAAAAGGGTATTACCAAAGATACCATTGAGTCCCTTGTAAGGTAGAGTTTTCCTCTTACTTTGTTCACTTCAGCTGCGTAAATGTCGGTGATGTAGTCCCATAGTATTTTTGAAGTCTCAACGTAAGTCATATTTTTTGAGAAATCGTAGAAAATATCTGACATTAATGTTTTTATTCTGTTTCCGTCTATGTTTTCGTTCTCGTAAATTAACTTTTTCAGGGTTTGTATAGCCTCAGCGTAGGTTTGATGAATAACGCTTCCTAATCCAGGCTTGACTTCTACCTTATTTCCTTTATACTTTAGGTATACGTACCTTTGAGTTTGACAAAAACCATTTGTTAAGTCTGATACGTTAAGTAGAGTGTTAGATGATGGATAAATTGGAGGTTCGTTCCAGTTCCATCCCCTAAGTTCTTCAGAAATAAGCCTAGGAGTAGATTTTATTCTTTTGGAGAGTAGCATTACGTCCGAAATTGTAAAGAACACGTAATATATAGTTAAACCACTTTAATATTCTTTATTTTTCATTTCAGTCTAACTTCCTTAGTGTGTGTACCATTTAAATCTTTACGTTAGTTCTACTAACTATTCTGATAAGGAGAATGGCCTTAATTTTCAGATAATCCATAAACTAGATACTCGTAATAAATATCCAAATAAATACTCTGAAGGAATTTATTGTGTACCATTCGATTACTTAACGCTTATTCTACTACCCCCCCAAGGTCTGGGAAGAAAGAGAACCCTCAGAGCCAAGGATTACTTAACGCATGATGAAGCCTTCATTTCAATTCCATACTGGATTATTTAATTAGAGTCAGGATTACTTAACGCTTATTCTACGAATTCTGATTTATAGAATTGTAGTTTGTGGATTATCTGAAAATTGAGGTTCTTCTCTCAATAAGACAGTCGTAAAATAAGCGTTAAGTTTTCAAATGATACACAAACTAATAGAATTGCCTCAATTTTCAGATATCCCACACTCCATGGACAGAGTATTCTAACCTTCGACAGAGCTTTTGCGGACGAACATTTAGGCAAAGAAATAGATCGACAGAGTATTCTAATCTTCGACAAATAAAAGATTTAGAAGAATTTGATGAAATTGTAAACATCGACAGAGTATTCTAATCTTCGACAGTAGTTTCTACCACAATTTGCAAATTGCATGATACTAGAGTAAGGATAGGGTAGAGTATAGTAATCTCTACAGCAATTCATTAAAATTCTCTTTCATAGAAATTTCCGACCCTCTTAGGCTTACAAAACTGAAAATACCCACAGTTAGCACACTTCCTAACAGGCTGTCTTACTTTAAGAAAACCCTTCTTAGCTTTAACAATATTCCTCAATATTCTCTCAACATATTCCCTCTCATAATTAGTGTAATTTATTTTCACCAATTTCTTTACAGGAATATAATAAAGAATAGCCTGCTTAACATTAAAACCCAATTTTTCCATAATAAATGCATAAAATAAGACCTGAGCCTTATGATCCATATGAACTTGATTAGTATACTTTACATCCAAAGGAGAATAATAGTAGGAAAAACCCAAAACAAAATCAGGGGAACCAACTAAATCCTTATATTTATACACAGGTTTCCTAATAAGCTCCTTAGCCTTCAAAACACCAAACAAAAAATTACCAACAGTCTCCTTATCAACCTCCTCCCCCTCCATCATACTATCAGTAACCCTCTCCTCAAAACCAAGCTCAGTAATTCTAACAATAGCAGGACAGTATAAAAAATGCTTAACCACAACACCAGAAATCATATAATAAAAGAGAAATAAAAAAGGACAAAATAAACATTACGTCATATTATTATACATGATGCCAAGTATGATTTAAGCCTTTTAGGGACAAAATAAACATTAAGTCGTGTATAATTAAGATTTACCCATTCGACATCAATATCTTCGAAAAGATCAATAAACATAACTTCATGCTCAACGCAGAATTATCCTTCACAAATAAACGTTATAGCAATGATATCAAATAGTTGAAAAAACCTAATCTTGGTTGGGTCGTTTATCTCTCTTTTTCTGTAATAATATGAAATAATTGAAAAATCAAGAGCATAGATCTATTGCAGACTTAAGATCGCCTCTTGATACGGGATCGGTGAGGTTGTAGTGGGAGTTTGTGATGTATTGCAGAATTAAGATCGCCTCCATAGTATTCTGTAATATTATGAAATAATTGAAAAATCAAGAATGTGGTTCTCTTTCCCTCTTTCTTTCGCAATTAGTGAGATATTTACATCAATAAATGAAGAACCACGTTCTCTTTCCCTCTTTCTTTCGCTTTATAATGCTATGAAATAATTGAAGAACGAGATTTTCAGAAAATTCGAAACACAGTTGTTAATATTTAGAACTTAGAAATTGAGGTTTTATCTCAATTAGAACCTTTAGTTGAATCAACGTAAAGTAATCAAACTATGTAATGTATATCGATTAGTTTTGATAATTCTCTTACCTCGAATCAACGTAAAATATTCAAACAGTATAAACACTAGAATATACAATCTTTTTCAATAAGCAAAGAAAATAAGGCGTATTAGATTGAAGTCATCAAAATCGACAAATAACACGAGCAAAATTTTAGCTTACATAATCCTCTATGTACCTTTAATAATCCTAAATTAATATTAGTGTTAACATACTATACTGGATTAATTTTCATCATCGTCCATTTTATCTTCTACTTCCTCAAGTTTCGTTAACATACTATACTGGATTAATTTATTTGTCCATTCTCAATCGTGTACTCTACAATTTGTTAACATTACTATACTGGATTAATCAATGCGAATCCACTATGAATATACCATTGAATTTTACTCTTTATGCTACTCTTGGATTAATCAATGCGAATCCACTATCAATTCAGTATTTACGTGAACTGAAATATTTCTGAAACAATTCATATAATTTCTGATTAGTTAACATTATCATTTTTATGCGAACTGACTTTTTGTCTACATAATTTCACTATGTTTTTATTTTTCTCGTATTACATACTAATTTTTAGGACTCATCCCAACAGTCCCAGAAAATATAGAGAGGTTCCATTAAAAATTCCCGGAAATTGTATTTTCTACTATTAGATAAAATATTTTTGTAACATTTTTAAGAAATTTGTTATTACAGTAATTGTAGAGGACAAGCCTTCATTTAATGATAAAAAGCGTTTAAATTTACGTCGTAGCTTTTTCTACGTAAAAACGCCTATTTATAAGAGAGAATAAAAATACAGAAAAACCTAAAAATAAACAAAAAACAGAAGAGATGATCTTGAATAATATAGTTTTTAAGAGGATCTAACGAATTTATGAAGAAAAAGTACTGTCTTAGAAAAGGTGATTTTCGAATTTCATTTAGAGATTAAAAATGTGAAAGTTCGAGTCTCAATGCGACCAAAACGAAATCATGAGAGGAAACTTACATTTAAAAACCAAAATCTACTTTCAATTTGCGAAAAAGACCATGCGACCAAAAAACGCAAAAGTAAATACTAGAGAATTCGGTCGCAACTAAAACTAAGGAAAACACGTAAACTTATAAACAAAGAAAGAGAAAACTAACATAGGTGATATATAAAACCAACAGATTAATCCATTATGGAATTGAAAGAGTAGTATGTAGTAACTGCCCTCTTTAGTTGTCACTTTTGATTAATCCATTATGGAATTGAAAGCTATTTCCTCATACGCCGAAGCATTATTATAAATGTTCTGATTAATCCATTATGGAATTGAAAGATTGTTATTGTATTCACTCTTTCCTGTTCCTTCTTCAAAGATTAATCCATTATGGAATTGAAAGTTATCATAAAGACTATAACAATCGTTCTTTCTTAACCAGATTAATCCATTATGGAATTGAAAGAGAATAGATTTAATTTGATTATCTGGAATTCCTAATTTCTGATTAATCCATTATGGAATTGAAAGTACACCACCAGGGCAGTTGAATGGACAGAAACATTGGAAGATTAATCCATTATGGAATTGAAAGTTGTCAGAGCTTCTGACCCGCTCCTTAATTTCAAGGGATTAATCCATTATGGAATTGAAAGGATAAACAACGAGGAGACGATTAGGGCATATTATCTTTTCAGATTAATCCATTATGGAATTGAAAGTATTACCGCTATTGCTCCAGCATACTGATCTACGAGACCCGGATTAATCCATTATGGAATTGAAAGCGAAAAGCGTGAATTTTCCGGGCGGGAAGTATTGTAGGTAGATTAATCCATTATGGAATTGAAAGTATACCTCTCTAGTTGTTCGCCATATTGTTGCAGTATTACATGATTAATCCATTATGGAATTGAAAGTCTATCTTCCCTCCAGTAATATTTTCTATATCACTAACGATTAATCCATTATGGAATTGAAAGTTCGTTACGTTCAACATCTGTTGCATCTGTTGAACTATGATTAATCCATTATGGAATTGAAAGATGCTATCATGTCTCTATATCAAGCGGGATTGATAGCATTATGATTAATCCATTATGGAATTGAAAGTTGGTAACCACTACATGTACAAAATATCGTATACAACCTGATTAATCCATTATGGAATTGAAAGTTAATTTCTGCCTTCCTTTCATTTCATTCACCCACAAGGATTAATCCATTATGGAATTGAAAGTTATCTTACCCAACATCAAAGAGAGTATTATTGACGAGAGATTAATCCATTATGGAATTGAAAGTTACTACAAACCATTAGCCCCGAAGTGGGGGAATGGTATGATTAATCCATTATGGAATTGAAAGTGCAATTGTGGTTTAGGTTGAGAGGATTGAGAGGAGGATTAATCCATTATGGAATTGAAAGATTTGAATAGTTTTCTTAATTTCTAAATTTTCTAAAAGGATTAATCCATTATGGAATTGAAAGTGTGATAATGTTAGTAACAGCGTCTAAAACTGAAGGATTGATTAATCCATTATGGAATTGAAAGTGAAAAGTTGTGAGAATAGTTGTGAGACATTATACCTTAAGATTAATCCATTATGGAATTGAAAGGTAAATTTCCTAAAACTCCACAAGACTTACAATTTTCACGATTAATCCATTATGGAATTGAAAGGCAATTATTGTTACAAAAGATGATCATTATCCGTATTGGTTCGATTAATCCATTATGGAATTGAAAGATAGTTAAATTAAAAATGTTTTTTTTAACTCGCGGGATAGGATTAATCCATTATGGAATTGAAAGCAATGCCGAAAAAATTAGCCCATACTCTCCCCCACTCTCTATTGATTAATCCATTATGGAATTGAAAGTACTTGAGTAGATCCCGTCTACTCATTGTGAAGGCGAAAAGATTAATCCATTATGGAATTGAAAGAACTTGCTTGCTACTACCTACTTATAAAATTTCTTTCATGATTAATCCATTATGGAATTGAAAGATTAAAAGACGGACGGTTCCGAATACATTTTGAAACGGGATTAATCCATTATGGAATTGAAAGAATAATCAATGCCCCATTCCAAACCTTTATGTGGATATGATTAATCCATTA
This genomic window from Acidianus manzaensis contains:
- the crn1 gene encoding CRISPR-associated ring nuclease Crn1, giving the protein MKLVCTLGMTPGGIAETVINLSTGNYVSKYEPKRVSFDEIIIVRTKDTEYSYAFLKAIFLCCINFGELKEFVLPFNDVSSPQDFIYVRDNVRNMLKAGDYLDFTGGRKAISSAAVLAAREAGAHLVSTIIDQKDYIEMNEKFNELKRLAMSVKGKEDCTNYFCSLISKNSKTILFF
- the cas4a gene encoding type I-A CRISPR-associated protein Cas4/Csa1 — encoded protein: MFFTISDVMLLSKRIKSTPRLISEELRGWNWNEPPIYPSSNTLLNVSDLTNGFCQTQRYVYLKYKGNKVEVKPGLGSVIHQTYAEAIQTLKKLIYENENIDGNRIKTLMSDIFYDFSKNMTYVETSKILWDYITDIYAAEVNKVRGKLYLTRDSMVSLVIPFYVEFPIDGSAIGLQQAIRADAFIPSIQLIAEMKTGKFRHAHELALAGYSLAYESQYEIPMDFGYLCYVNVDDGKVMNNCRLIPINDSLRTEFLEERDKALESIDKNVDPGLPKKCDNECPFLSLCKSS
- the cas4 gene encoding CRISPR-associated protein Cas4; translated protein: MISGVVVKHFLYCPAIVRITELGFEERVTDSMMEGEEVDKETVGNFLFGVLKAKELIRKPVYKYKDLVGSPDFVLGFSYYYSPLDVKYTNQVHMDHKAQVLFYAFIMEKLGFNVKQAILYYIPVKKLVKINYTNYEREYVERILRNIVKAKKGFLKVRQPVRKCANCGYFQFCKPKRVGNFYEREF